The window CTTGAAGGGTGATTCAGGTTGTGAGTGATTTGTATACTGCCGAAGGTGTGATTAATAAAAATAGCCTATGGGAGCGTTATTACCCTCTAATACGCCATGAAGCCCTGAAACTGCAAGTCAGACTACCCGCCAGTGTTGATATCGACGACTTAATTCAAGCGGGGGGCATCGGTTTACTACATGCATTGGAACGTTTCGATGTGACCCAAGGGGCGTCATTTGCCACTTATGCGGTGCAAAGAATTCGGGGTTCGATGCTAGATGAACTGCGTAGTCGTGACTGGGTGCCGCGCAGTGTGCGCCGCCAAGCGCGTGAAATGACCAAAGCCATTGGTGCGTTGGAACAATCGTTAGGGCGAAGTGCGACTGAGCCGGAAATCGCCAAAGCGCTGGATATTGACCTTGCGGAGTATCGCCAAGCATTACTGGACACCAATAATAGCCAACTGTTTTCTTATGATGAGTGGCATGAAATTCATGGGGAAAGCTGTGAGCCGCAAATGGATGAGGACGATGGCGGTAACCCGTTGAGTCTGTTGCTAGATTCCAGTTTGCGTGACCAAATTGCGGCGGCAATCAATCAGTTACCAGAACGCGAAAAAATGGTGCTGACGCTGTATTACCAAGAAGAGCTGAACCTGAAGGAGATTGGGGCGGTGCTGGAGGTGGGGGAGTCGAGGGTGAGTCAGCTTCATAGTCAGGCTGTAAAACGCCTCCGCGGCAAATTGAAGTGATGCTCGTCATACTTCGCACCACAGCGTTGTTGGCTTCACTAGTTCACCCTAGTCACATACTGATGTATGCTCCTAGGGCTAAACTAGCTAGCCGCCTAGCTGTAGCACGAATTATTTAGAGCATCAGTATTGAGATATTTTAATACTCATTTAAATTAAATTTGTTTTTATGTGTCTATGTCAGTCTTTTACTAACGAGATGAGTTGCTTATCACTCTATCATTTTCTACGTTTTTAGTAATTTTACTTTCTATTATTCATCCAGCTCTGCCGATCTAACCAAAAAATTCTCTGCCGTGGTGTGCCATGCTCTTGGGGATTGGGTGAACCCCAATTTTAAGTATTCGGTGAGGTTGCTGTCGGTGGAGAAAAATAAAATCTGGCAATCAGCGGGAAGCTCCTCGGCGACGAGGCGCATTAATTGGCGGTCGATGCCGTGTTTTTGATACTGAGTATCAACGGCCAGTTCGCAGATATAACAACAAGAACTAAAATCCGTTACTGTGCGGACAAAACCGACCACCTGTTCCTCATCCCATGCACTAACCAATAAATCCGCGTTATTTAGCATTGCATCTAATTGAGTAAGGTTATCGGTTGTCACCATTTCTTTAAATGGTGATTGGCGAATCAATCGAACAAAATCCTCAATAGAGATGGCAAAGTTGACTTTATAGTTCAGGCGATTGGCAAGCGCATCCATAGAGTTCCCCTATTAATCAAACTACCCTCTTATAGGTTTAGCCTGAAATAGCGTAAATTTCCTGTTTTTTGTGGAATTTTATCATGGCCTAGCTATTCCAATTAGTGCGTAAATGTCCTAAGTTAAATTCAAGGTAGTCGTGATGTTTAGCCCAACAGGGTAAATACCATAAGAATTCTATTCAACAGATAAGTGAACGAGATATGACGATGGAACTAAAGGATTATTACAGCATCATGGGTGTTAAGCGCACCGATGATTTAAAAACCATTAAGACCGCGTATCGCCGTTTAGCGCGAAAATATCACCCTGACGTGAGTAAAGAACCCGATGCCGAAGCACGCTTTAAAGAAATTGCGGAGGCTTGGGCGGTACTTGGTGACAAAGAAAAACGTGCAGAATACGATGAAATGTGGGAACACAGGAATGACCCCTATTTTAACCAAGCTAACCAAGGCCAACAAAGCCGCACCTATTCCCAGCAAGGGTTTGATGAAGGCGGCTTTGATGACATTTTTTCATCGATGTTTTCCCAACGTGCACGGGGTGGCACAAGGCAGGCACGCAGCCATCGCGGGCAGGATTTAGAGGTTGAACTGGCTGTTTTCCTTGAAGAAACCCAAGAACCCCATAAACGTACCATTAGCTATAACTTACCTGTTTATAACGCTTTTGGTTTTATCGAAAACGAAGTCCCTAAAACACTTAACGTGACTATCCCTGCAGGGGTGATTGACGGGCAACGTATTCGCTTAAAAGGGCAAGGCACTGCCGGGGGGAATGGCGGTGAAAATGGCGACCTATGGATAACTATCCGCATTGCACCGCATCCATTATTCGATATTAAGGGCCATGATCTTGAAGTGGTTGTGCCATTAGCCCCTTGGGAAGCCGCTCTAGGGACAAAAGTCACCATCCCAACATTAAAAGACCCGATTGTGATCACCGTTCCTGCTAATAGCCAAGCTGGCCAAAAATTACGCCTTAAAGGTAAAGGGCTGAAACATGAAGGTACAGCAGGGGATCTGTACGCGATTATAAAAATCGTGATGCCAAATAGCAGTAATGCAGAAGCGGATGCACTGTGGCGGAAATTGGCGGAGACTCAGCAGAGTTTTGACCCACGTAAAAATTGGGGAGGCAAATAATGGAACAGTTCACATCATTAACCGTTATTGATTTTTGCGTTCATACTGGTATTGCTGAAGATGAATTACAGGAAATCGTCGGCCTTGGGATAATTCAACCCATTGAAACGACTAATGAGTGGTTGTTTGATGACCAAGCGGTAGTCATTGTGAGAAGAGCCGTGCGTCTTTACCATGAATTAGAAATTGACTGGCCGGGCATCGCAATGGCGATGAGCCTATTGGACCAAAATGAAATGCTCCAACGCGAAAATGAGATGTTGCGTTTACAGTTAAAACGTTTTATTGGTTAGGTTTCTGATAATTTAATGACTATTGAGCTTTCTATATAGAGTCTGTTTCATTTTGGCTTTATGCATTGAATTAAAGTATAGGGCCAATTCATTCAATACCTATAAAAATTTAATTGTATTGTGAACGATATAAGAGGCTTTGATGTTAACTACTGATTGGCGACCTGAATGGGGGAATATTTATTCATGGGTTGCAATGGATAAAAACGGTTATTTAGCATTTATGCTGAATAATTGCTGGGGATGGTTACCCAAAGTGTATATCAACATACCTAATATTAGTGAGTTATATGTTGATTTAAGTGAGTTTATATATTGTGAATCGGCTAAATATGAAAATAGCATACAGAAAAATGGTGATTTTTCAGTTGATCTATTTTCCTATTGGAAATACAAGCATTATTCCCAAGAAACTGTTTTTACCAGTTATAAAAATCGTTTAGATGAAGGTAATAAACTGACAGATGCTTATCTTGCAACACAAAAGGGAATATTTGTATTTGAAGGCATTGAAGGCTATAACCAAGGGGAAGACTTTCCTGTGGGCTATGAGGGTGAAACAAAAATGGGAGATTATTTTCGCCATTTAGTGCCAACGATTTATGCGACAATATCAGATATACCTATCCCTCTAAGGCAATACATTGTCGTTTCTGATACTTTAGATTTTACCAAAGATAGATTGTTAGATAATGATAAAATCAGCGAATATTTTACTCGAATGTATTCTATCTAAACCATTAGCAAAAAGCCCTTACCATCCAGTAAGGGCGCAATAACAACAACGAGATTTTTATTATTAATTAAATAGCCGCTGCTTCTGCAATGAGTTTGCCGAGCTCTTGCCAGTTTTCACTGTCGATAAGGTCATTCGGCACCATCCATGAACCGCCGCACACTAATACAGAAGGTAATGCGGTGTATTCTTTAATGTTTTTCACACCGATACCGCCAGTTGGCATAAATTTAACCGGGTAAACCGCGCTGAGAGCTTTGAGCATGGCAACTCCGCCAGAGGCTTCGGCTGGGAAGAATTTCAATGTGGTGAGATTAAACTCAAGGGCTTGTTCTACTAAACTTGGGTTATTCACACCAGGAATGATAATCACGTTCTTTTGTTGGCAATAAGCCACAATTTTCGGGTTAAAGCCCGGGCTGACGATAAAATCTACACCCGCTTCAATGGCTTGGTCAACTTGCGCTGTGGTTAATACCGTACCTGCGGCAATCAGTAATTCAGGGTAGGCCGCGCGCATATTTTTAATCGCTTGTACCGCTGCAGCGGTGCGGAAGGTGACCTCTGCACATGGCAGGCCATTTTCCACTAAAGCTTTTGCCAATGGCGCACCATGCTCTGCATTATTAATGGTGATAACAGGAACAACATTGAGTTTCTTAATTCTTTCAAGTAATTGATTCATGGTTAAAGCCTCTTAACATTTTACTAAAGCAGTG is drawn from Providencia huaxiensis and contains these coding sequences:
- a CDS encoding RNA polymerase sigma factor FliA translates to MSDLYTAEGVINKNSLWERYYPLIRHEALKLQVRLPASVDIDDLIQAGGIGLLHALERFDVTQGASFATYAVQRIRGSMLDELRSRDWVPRSVRRQAREMTKAIGALEQSLGRSATEPEIAKALDIDLAEYRQALLDTNNSQLFSYDEWHEIHGESCEPQMDEDDGGNPLSLLLDSSLRDQIAAAINQLPEREKMVLTLYYQEELNLKEIGAVLEVGESRVSQLHSQAVKRLRGKLK
- a CDS encoding chaperone modulator CbpM, with translation MEQFTSLTVIDFCVHTGIAEDELQEIVGLGIIQPIETTNEWLFDDQAVVIVRRAVRLYHELEIDWPGIAMAMSLLDQNEMLQRENEMLRLQLKRFIG
- a CDS encoding bifunctional 4-hydroxy-2-oxoglutarate aldolase/2-dehydro-3-deoxy-phosphogluconate aldolase, encoding MNQLLERIKKLNVVPVITINNAEHGAPLAKALVENGLPCAEVTFRTAAAVQAIKNMRAAYPELLIAAGTVLTTAQVDQAIEAGVDFIVSPGFNPKIVAYCQQKNVIIIPGVNNPSLVEQALEFNLTTLKFFPAEASGGVAMLKALSAVYPVKFMPTGGIGVKNIKEYTALPSVLVCGGSWMVPNDLIDSENWQELGKLIAEAAAI
- a CDS encoding GNAT family N-acetyltransferase; translated protein: MDALANRLNYKVNFAISIEDFVRLIRQSPFKEMVTTDNLTQLDAMLNNADLLVSAWDEEQVVGFVRTVTDFSSCCYICELAVDTQYQKHGIDRQLMRLVAEELPADCQILFFSTDSNLTEYLKLGFTQSPRAWHTTAENFLVRSAELDE
- the cbpA gene encoding curved DNA-binding protein gives rise to the protein MELKDYYSIMGVKRTDDLKTIKTAYRRLARKYHPDVSKEPDAEARFKEIAEAWAVLGDKEKRAEYDEMWEHRNDPYFNQANQGQQSRTYSQQGFDEGGFDDIFSSMFSQRARGGTRQARSHRGQDLEVELAVFLEETQEPHKRTISYNLPVYNAFGFIENEVPKTLNVTIPAGVIDGQRIRLKGQGTAGGNGGENGDLWITIRIAPHPLFDIKGHDLEVVVPLAPWEAALGTKVTIPTLKDPIVITVPANSQAGQKLRLKGKGLKHEGTAGDLYAIIKIVMPNSSNAEADALWRKLAETQQSFDPRKNWGGK